One Synechococcus sp. MU1617 DNA window includes the following coding sequences:
- a CDS encoding sodium:alanine symporter family protein produces MGGVESTIQAINGPINSIVWGWPTVLLIAATGILLMVGLRFMPLQRLGYGISMMLRPAASQTEGEITPFQALMTSLSATIGTGNIAGVAGAIAVGGPGAVFWMWIIAIFGIATKYAEAVLAVQFRETDGDGNHVGGPMYYIRNGLGSGWSWMAGLFALFGMLAGFGIGNGVQAFEVSSALSLIGIPKLATGMVLAALVFAVVIGGIKRIAQAASAIVPLMSILYVAACLLVLLANLGSVPEAFATIVSNAFSGKAAAGGALGQVVLMGFKRGIFSNEAGLGSAPIAHAAAKTDDPVRQGTVAMLGTFIDTLIICTMTALVIITTKANLILDAAGEKLSGADLSIAAFNTGIAGSGVVVTLGLVVFAFTTILGWSFYGERCTTYLFGESAVLPFRLTWVAVVVIGAVAGDRGVIWSIADTLNGLMALPNLVALILLSGTVFKLTKAYSFSD; encoded by the coding sequence ATGGGCGGAGTCGAGTCGACCATTCAGGCCATCAATGGCCCGATCAACAGCATCGTCTGGGGATGGCCCACCGTCCTATTGATTGCCGCGACAGGCATTCTTCTGATGGTGGGCCTGCGGTTCATGCCACTGCAACGGCTGGGCTATGGCATCTCAATGATGCTGCGTCCTGCCGCATCTCAAACCGAAGGAGAGATCACCCCCTTTCAAGCGCTGATGACGTCGTTGTCGGCCACGATCGGTACAGGAAACATCGCCGGTGTTGCCGGGGCCATCGCCGTTGGTGGACCTGGCGCCGTCTTTTGGATGTGGATCATCGCGATCTTCGGCATCGCGACCAAGTACGCCGAAGCAGTGCTCGCGGTTCAGTTCCGCGAAACCGATGGAGACGGCAACCACGTGGGTGGGCCGATGTATTACATCCGCAACGGTCTCGGCAGCGGCTGGAGCTGGATGGCTGGCCTGTTTGCCCTCTTCGGCATGTTGGCGGGCTTCGGTATCGGCAATGGGGTTCAGGCCTTTGAGGTGTCGTCAGCCTTGAGCCTGATCGGCATCCCGAAGCTGGCGACCGGCATGGTTTTGGCGGCTCTGGTTTTTGCTGTCGTCATCGGGGGCATCAAGCGCATCGCCCAGGCGGCCTCCGCCATTGTTCCGTTGATGTCGATCCTCTACGTCGCTGCATGCCTTCTGGTGTTGTTGGCCAATCTGGGGAGCGTGCCTGAGGCCTTCGCCACGATTGTCTCCAACGCGTTCTCTGGCAAAGCTGCGGCCGGTGGTGCCCTCGGTCAGGTTGTGCTGATGGGGTTCAAACGGGGCATCTTCTCCAATGAAGCAGGCCTGGGGAGCGCTCCGATCGCTCACGCGGCTGCCAAAACAGATGATCCCGTTCGCCAAGGAACGGTGGCGATGCTGGGCACCTTCATCGACACCCTGATCATCTGCACAATGACCGCCCTGGTGATCATCACCACCAAAGCCAATCTGATCCTCGATGCAGCTGGCGAAAAGCTGAGCGGCGCAGACCTCTCAATCGCTGCCTTCAACACCGGCATCGCCGGCAGCGGCGTGGTGGTCACTTTGGGGTTGGTGGTCTTCGCCTTCACCACCATTCTCGGCTGGAGCTTCTATGGCGAGCGCTGCACCACCTATCTGTTCGGTGAGTCCGCCGTGCTGCCCTTTCGTCTGACTTGGGTGGCTGTTGTCGTGATTGGTGCTGTCGCCGGCGACCGTGGAGTGATCTGGTCGATCGCCGACACGCTGAACGGCCTGATGGCTCTCCCCAACCTCGTGGCCTTGATCTTGCTCTCTGGAACGGTGTTCAAACTCACCAAGGCCTACAGCTTCAGCGACTGA
- a CDS encoding DUF6447 family protein has translation MTDSAANNPVLTFEGKRYDLNTLPDELKELVRGMQVADAQLRMHEDTLKVLAVGRQSLAMQLNEKLKSVTPLPDQG, from the coding sequence ATGACTGACTCTGCAGCCAACAACCCTGTCTTGACCTTTGAGGGCAAGCGCTACGACCTCAATACGCTTCCCGATGAGCTCAAGGAGCTTGTGCGTGGCATGCAGGTTGCCGACGCTCAGCTGCGGATGCACGAAGACACCCTCAAGGTTCTGGCGGTGGGTCGTCAGAGCTTGGCCATGCAGCTCAATGAAAAGCTCAAGTCCGTAACTCCGTTGCCCGATCAGGGTTGA
- a CDS encoding ABC transporter ATP-binding protein translates to MLTPSQAGFRRLLPLLRPHMRELLWGGCCMVVYVGSFPLLVQLAGDLFPALGSGDLARVFQLIGLALLIFAVQKIAQFGQDSLLAGPALLVSQDLRRDLFRRLQTVELGALEKLSAGDLTYRFTEDADRVSEVLYKTIHDTVPSVLQLFAVLGMMLWLDWKLTLAILLLAPVIVWLISLFGARVMVATERSQKKVSELAGLLGEAIEGLPLVRAFAAEPWLQDRFETEIDQHRQARHRTYSLVALQHPVVGIIEVVGLFAVLALGAWRIQTGDLSIAGLSSYLTGLIVLIDPIAHVTNNFNEFQQGQASLRRLREIEREPQEAADPVEAQSIGALRGDLVFDQVSFGYDPAQLVLHQLNLRVDAGQVLAIVGPSGAGKSTLLSLLLRFNTVQQGEIRLDGTDISLMRARELRQQVALVPQRTTVFSGTVAEAIRFGRRATDDEVRDAARLANADDFIRALPRGYDTQLEERGTNVSGGQLQRIAIARAVLGNPALLLLDEATSALDAEAEAAVQLGLKQAMKGRTVLVIAHRLATVQEADRIVVLEKGAVVDRGTHDELMQRGGRYRELCERQFIRDRQKS, encoded by the coding sequence ATGCTGACCCCATCCCAGGCCGGATTCCGCCGGCTGCTGCCGCTGCTTCGCCCCCACATGCGGGAACTGCTCTGGGGGGGCTGCTGCATGGTGGTTTACGTCGGCAGCTTCCCGCTGCTCGTGCAGCTGGCCGGGGACTTGTTTCCAGCGCTGGGGTCGGGTGATCTTGCTCGCGTGTTTCAGCTGATCGGGCTGGCGTTGCTGATCTTTGCTGTTCAGAAAATCGCCCAGTTCGGTCAGGACTCTCTTCTTGCCGGACCTGCATTGCTGGTGAGCCAGGATTTACGGCGCGATCTGTTCCGCCGCTTGCAGACCGTGGAGCTGGGAGCGCTGGAGAAGCTCTCGGCCGGTGATCTCACCTACCGCTTCACCGAAGACGCAGATCGCGTCAGCGAGGTGCTTTACAAGACCATTCACGACACGGTTCCCAGCGTGCTTCAGCTCTTTGCTGTGCTGGGGATGATGCTTTGGCTCGACTGGAAACTGACGCTGGCCATCCTGTTGCTGGCACCGGTGATCGTCTGGTTGATCAGCCTGTTTGGTGCGCGCGTGATGGTGGCCACGGAACGCAGTCAGAAAAAGGTGAGTGAACTGGCCGGTCTGCTTGGTGAGGCCATCGAAGGTTTGCCCCTGGTGCGTGCTTTTGCCGCTGAGCCCTGGTTGCAGGACCGCTTCGAGACAGAAATCGACCAGCACCGGCAGGCTCGCCACCGCACCTACAGCCTCGTGGCGCTTCAGCATCCGGTGGTTGGCATCATCGAGGTGGTGGGTCTGTTTGCCGTGCTGGCCCTCGGAGCCTGGCGGATTCAGACCGGTGATCTGAGCATTGCCGGGCTGAGCAGTTACCTGACGGGGCTGATCGTGCTGATCGATCCCATTGCTCACGTCACCAACAACTTCAACGAATTTCAGCAGGGTCAGGCGTCGCTGCGACGTCTTCGTGAGATCGAGAGAGAGCCTCAAGAGGCCGCCGATCCAGTCGAGGCGCAATCCATCGGTGCTCTCCGAGGTGATTTGGTCTTTGATCAGGTGAGCTTTGGCTATGACCCAGCCCAGCTGGTGCTGCATCAGTTGAATCTGCGGGTGGATGCCGGTCAGGTTCTGGCCATCGTTGGCCCCTCCGGTGCGGGCAAAAGCACCTTGCTGTCGCTCCTGCTGCGATTCAACACCGTTCAACAGGGCGAGATCCGCCTTGATGGCACCGACATCAGCCTGATGCGCGCCCGTGAGCTGCGTCAGCAGGTGGCCCTGGTTCCGCAGCGCACAACCGTGTTCTCCGGAACCGTTGCCGAAGCGATTCGGTTCGGGCGTCGTGCGACGGACGACGAGGTGCGCGATGCGGCTCGGTTGGCCAATGCGGATGATTTCATCCGTGCCTTGCCCCGGGGGTATGACACCCAGCTTGAGGAACGGGGGACCAACGTTTCCGGAGGACAACTGCAGCGGATCGCCATTGCCCGGGCGGTGCTCGGCAATCCAGCGCTGTTGCTACTGGATGAAGCCACCAGTGCCCTCGATGCAGAAGCCGAGGCTGCGGTGCAACTCGGCCTTAAGCAGGCGATGAAGGGACGAACGGTGTTGGTGATCGCTCACCGTCTGGCCACGGTGCAGGAAGCCGATCGAATCGTGGTTCTTGAGAAAGGTGCTGTTGTCGATCGAGGAACCCACGATGAATTGATGCAGCGTGGTGGGCGTTATCGCGAATTGTGCGAACGGCAGTTCATTCGAGATCGGCAAAAGTCCTGA
- a CDS encoding RNA-binding S4 domain-containing protein: MKLDQFLKWKGWVSTGGEAKQRIQMGEVEVNGSVETRRGRQLSPGDRVVLAGEESVVESENATGP, translated from the coding sequence ATGAAGCTGGATCAGTTCCTGAAATGGAAGGGTTGGGTCTCCACCGGCGGTGAAGCGAAGCAACGCATTCAGATGGGTGAAGTGGAGGTCAATGGAAGCGTTGAAACCCGGCGCGGTCGTCAGCTTTCCCCGGGAGATCGGGTTGTGCTTGCTGGGGAGGAGTCCGTTGTCGAGAGCGAAAACGCGACCGGGCCGTAA
- the tpiA gene encoding triose-phosphate isomerase, translating into MRRRVIAGNWKMHMTCAQSREFMEAFLPLIADTPDDRDLVLAPPFTALSTMAELSKNSRLCLSSQNVHWEGQGAFTGEISPAMLKEHGVTHTIVGHSEPRKYFSESDEQINHRARSSQSNGLIPIVCVGESDEQRERGEAERVIRRQIEQGLEGLDAEKLVVAYEPIWAIGTGKTCAAEEANRICGLIRSWVGSPDLVIQYGGSVKPSNIDELMGMSDIDGVLVGGASLEPESFGRIANYQAA; encoded by the coding sequence GTGCGCAGACGGGTGATCGCTGGCAACTGGAAGATGCACATGACCTGCGCCCAGTCGCGGGAATTCATGGAAGCCTTCCTGCCACTGATTGCTGACACCCCTGACGACCGCGACCTGGTGCTGGCACCACCCTTCACGGCGCTGTCGACCATGGCGGAACTCAGCAAGAACTCCCGCCTCTGCCTGTCAAGCCAGAACGTGCACTGGGAAGGCCAAGGTGCCTTCACTGGAGAGATCTCCCCAGCGATGCTCAAGGAGCATGGTGTGACCCACACGATCGTGGGCCACAGCGAACCCCGGAAATACTTCAGTGAAAGCGACGAGCAGATCAACCACCGGGCCAGGTCATCCCAGTCCAACGGTCTGATTCCGATCGTTTGCGTTGGCGAAAGCGATGAGCAACGCGAACGGGGCGAAGCCGAACGGGTAATCCGCCGCCAGATCGAGCAGGGACTCGAGGGTCTCGATGCCGAGAAATTGGTGGTGGCCTACGAACCGATCTGGGCAATCGGCACAGGCAAAACCTGCGCTGCCGAAGAAGCCAACCGCATCTGTGGTCTGATTCGAAGCTGGGTGGGCTCCCCCGATCTGGTGATTCAGTACGGCGGCTCCGTCAAACCCAGCAACATTGATGAGTTGATGGGAATGAGCGATATCGACGGGGTTCTGGTGGGGGGCGCTTCCTTGGAGCCTGAAAGCTTTGGACGGATTGCCAACTACCAAGCGGCTTGA
- the folP gene encoding dihydropteroate synthase, with the protein MPTTKRLDSGDWPQGWRQRTTVMGVINITPDSFSDGGRFLASERALAEAQRQLSNGADVLDLGAQSTRPGAEEVGAEEELRRLLPALQAIRQHCPEALISVDTFLAPVAAKALEAGANWINDVSGGRRDPDLLRVVADAGCPVVLMHSRGDSQTMDQLTTYTDVVTDVKEALLERSEAAIQAGVDESQIIWDPGLGFAKTHEQNLQLLRNLEQLTEGPQPVLIGPSRKRFIGAVLDEPRPKARLWGTAAVACRCAQARAAVLRVHDVSPISQTLRMAAALW; encoded by the coding sequence TTGCCAACTACCAAGCGGCTTGATTCAGGCGACTGGCCCCAGGGCTGGCGCCAACGCACAACTGTGATGGGGGTGATCAACATCACTCCCGATTCCTTCAGCGACGGAGGACGATTCCTGGCCAGTGAAAGGGCCCTCGCCGAAGCCCAGCGGCAACTGAGCAATGGCGCTGACGTTCTGGATCTGGGAGCCCAGAGCACCCGCCCTGGAGCTGAGGAGGTTGGCGCTGAGGAGGAATTACGCCGACTGTTACCTGCGCTCCAAGCAATACGGCAGCACTGCCCAGAGGCCCTGATCTCCGTCGACACGTTTCTCGCACCAGTTGCCGCGAAAGCCCTGGAGGCAGGTGCCAATTGGATCAATGATGTGAGCGGTGGCAGGCGGGATCCAGATCTGCTGCGCGTCGTTGCCGATGCGGGCTGTCCGGTGGTGCTGATGCACAGCCGCGGTGACAGCCAAACAATGGATCAACTCACGACTTACACCGATGTCGTGACGGATGTGAAAGAGGCGTTGCTGGAGCGCAGCGAAGCCGCGATTCAAGCCGGCGTTGATGAAAGCCAAATCATCTGGGATCCGGGTCTCGGCTTCGCCAAGACCCACGAGCAAAACCTCCAGTTGCTGAGGAATCTGGAACAACTCACCGAGGGCCCACAACCGGTGCTGATCGGCCCTTCGCGCAAACGCTTCATTGGTGCCGTGCTCGACGAGCCCAGACCGAAGGCGCGGCTCTGGGGGACCGCTGCCGTGGCCTGCCGCTGCGCTCAGGCGCGCGCTGCCGTGCTTCGGGTGCACGATGTAAGTCCCATCAGCCAGACGCTGCGCATGGCTGCTGCCCTCTGGTGA
- a CDS encoding GlcNAc-transferase family protein, which produces MRSTIFIQIAAYRDPDLPATLHHLIERAAQPERLRFSICLQLADNDPAHWGESAFPNHPHLKIVRFDATESHGACWARRQAQSFYGGENFLLQIDSHMRAVEHWDDLLLTTWRECSDERAVLSVYPNGFHPPCRLQTSTLPVMGAAGFDDYGILKLRGISRFQLPEEQPERPIPGAFIAGGFLFGAGSIVSEVPYDPELYFYGEEIAMSARLWTSGFNIYAPNRLLLFHLYKSEATTAEHSATHWGDHSDWHQYNLRSLKRVHRLLGSLDNAPAAIRCFNDHPGGLEPFKLGTTRSLTMYQQWAGVDFKTAKICQSARKADFNISQF; this is translated from the coding sequence GTGAGATCCACGATCTTCATACAGATCGCGGCTTACCGAGACCCGGATCTCCCGGCCACGCTGCACCACCTGATCGAAAGAGCAGCGCAACCCGAACGCCTGCGCTTCAGCATCTGCCTGCAGCTGGCTGATAACGACCCAGCCCACTGGGGAGAAAGCGCGTTTCCGAATCATCCACACCTGAAGATCGTCAGGTTCGATGCAACTGAAAGTCATGGAGCCTGCTGGGCCCGTCGGCAGGCCCAAAGCTTTTACGGAGGGGAAAATTTCCTGCTCCAGATCGACAGCCACATGCGGGCCGTGGAGCACTGGGATGACCTACTGCTGACGACCTGGAGGGAATGCAGCGATGAGCGTGCCGTTCTCAGCGTTTACCCCAACGGCTTTCACCCACCCTGCCGATTGCAAACATCAACATTGCCGGTGATGGGAGCCGCCGGTTTCGATGACTACGGCATCCTCAAGCTGCGAGGCATCAGCCGATTCCAACTTCCAGAAGAACAGCCAGAACGTCCTATCCCCGGAGCCTTTATCGCTGGAGGCTTCCTGTTCGGAGCCGGCTCAATCGTGAGCGAAGTTCCCTACGACCCAGAGCTGTATTTCTACGGAGAAGAGATTGCAATGTCGGCACGACTTTGGACTTCGGGTTTCAACATCTACGCCCCAAACCGTCTACTGCTCTTTCACCTCTACAAATCGGAAGCTACGACAGCAGAGCATTCAGCCACCCATTGGGGCGATCACAGCGACTGGCACCAATACAACCTTCGCTCACTCAAACGTGTTCACAGACTACTTGGCAGCCTCGACAACGCTCCGGCAGCAATCCGCTGCTTTAATGATCATCCTGGCGGGCTAGAACCCTTTAAATTAGGGACAACACGCAGTCTAACCATGTATCAACAGTGGGCTGGGGTTGATTTCAAAACAGCAAAAATCTGCCAATCCGCAAGAAAGGCAGATTTCAACATTTCGCAGTTCTGA
- a CDS encoding magnesium chelatase subunit H, translating to MFTQVRSADRRVAPVEGQNHKSVMKAVYVVLEPQYQNALTQAATALNASGGDLGIELSGYLIEELRDDDNYAGFCADVAEADVFIASLIFIEDLAQKVVDAVAPHRDRLKAAVVFPSMPEVMRLNKLGSFSMAQLGQSKSAIAGFMKKRKEAGGAGFQDAMLKLLNTLPTVLKYLPVEKAQDARSFMLSFQYWLGGTPDNLRNFLLMLADKYVFPAAEGEQRPAMDVAEPEVFPDLGIWHPLAPSMFEDLKEYLNWNSSRTDLSEEARKGPVIGLVLQRSHIVTGDDAHYVATIQELEFRGARVIPIFCGGLDFSRPVNAFFYDPLNPEQPLVDGIVSLTGFALVGGPARQDHPKAIESLKKLNRPYMVALPLVFQTTQEWEQSDLGLHPVQVALQIAIPELDGAIEPIVLSGRDDATGKAHTLQDRVDAIAERAIRWSSLRIKPRNEKKLAITVFSFPPDKGNVGTAAYLDVFGSIHRVMQEMKAKGYDVQDMPSTPRELLEAVINDADAMQGSPELSIAHRMSVEEYERLTPYSERLEENWGKPPGNLNSDGQNLLVFGRHFGNLFVGVQPTFGYEGDPMRLLYSRSASPHHGFAAYYTYLQKIWKADAVLHFGTHGSLEFMPGKQMGMSETCYPDSLIGALPNLYYYAANNPSEATIAKRRGYASTISYLTPPAENAGLYKGLKELGELVGSYQQLREGGRGIQIVNTIVETARQCNLDKDVDLPEEDASTLELEGRDALVGAVYRQLMEIESRLLPCGLHTIGKPPTAEEAVATLVSIAALEREEDGLRSLPGLLAEAMGRSIEDIYKGNDEGVLADVELNRTITETSRAAIGAMVRTLTGRDGRVSLRNSFGWFYDLLAKFGFKLPSPWLRACCTAGFVQIDSAELDKLFAYLRFCLEQVCADMEMESLLKALDGEYILPGPGGDPIRNPGVLPSGKNIHALDPQAIPTRAAVAAAKSVVDKLIERQREEQGTWPETIACVLWGTDNIKTYGESLAQILWFVGVKPMPDSVGRVNKLELIPLEELGRPRVDVVVNCSGVFRDLFINQMALIDQAVKMAAEADEPLEQNFVRKHALEQAEKEGMSLRDAACRVFSNASGSYSSNVNLAVENSTWEEEGELQEMYLSRKTFAFNADNPGEMNQKREVFENVMKTADVTFQNLDSAEISLTDVSHYFDSDPTKLIAGLRDDGKAPTSYIADTTTANAQVRSLSETIRLDSRTKLLNPKWYEGMLDSGYEGVREVAKRLNFTLGWSATSGAVDNFVYEEANETFINDPEMRKRLLELNPNSFRQIVGTLLEVHGRGYWETSDENIEQLQELYQEVEDRIEGVVTD from the coding sequence ATGTTCACACAGGTCCGCTCCGCCGATCGCCGAGTTGCTCCTGTGGAGGGTCAGAACCACAAGTCCGTGATGAAGGCGGTTTATGTGGTGCTCGAGCCTCAGTATCAAAACGCCCTCACCCAGGCTGCGACGGCACTGAATGCGTCAGGTGGCGATCTCGGGATCGAGCTGAGCGGCTATCTGATCGAAGAACTCCGCGACGACGACAACTACGCCGGTTTCTGTGCCGATGTGGCAGAGGCTGATGTTTTTATCGCCTCTTTGATCTTCATTGAAGATCTGGCTCAGAAGGTTGTGGACGCCGTTGCCCCACACCGCGATCGACTCAAGGCGGCTGTGGTCTTCCCGTCCATGCCTGAAGTGATGCGGCTGAACAAGCTGGGCAGCTTCTCGATGGCCCAGCTCGGTCAGAGCAAGAGCGCTATCGCAGGCTTCATGAAGAAGCGGAAGGAGGCCGGAGGTGCTGGTTTCCAGGACGCGATGCTCAAGCTGCTGAACACGCTGCCCACCGTCCTCAAGTACCTGCCGGTCGAGAAGGCGCAGGATGCCCGCAGCTTCATGCTCAGCTTCCAGTACTGGCTCGGCGGTACTCCCGACAACCTGCGCAACTTCCTGTTGATGCTGGCGGACAAGTACGTCTTCCCAGCCGCAGAAGGTGAGCAGCGTCCAGCGATGGACGTGGCGGAGCCCGAAGTGTTCCCCGACCTCGGCATCTGGCACCCCCTGGCTCCCTCGATGTTCGAGGACCTCAAGGAATATTTGAACTGGAACTCCAGTCGAACAGACCTGTCTGAGGAAGCCCGAAAAGGACCTGTGATCGGACTGGTTCTCCAGCGCAGCCACATCGTCACCGGTGACGATGCGCATTACGTGGCCACCATCCAGGAACTGGAGTTCCGTGGTGCCCGCGTGATTCCGATCTTCTGCGGTGGCCTCGACTTCTCTAGGCCGGTCAACGCTTTCTTCTACGACCCGCTGAATCCCGAGCAGCCCCTGGTGGATGGCATCGTCTCCCTCACCGGTTTTGCGCTGGTCGGAGGTCCGGCCCGCCAGGACCACCCGAAGGCGATTGAGTCTCTGAAAAAGCTCAACCGCCCCTACATGGTTGCGCTTCCCCTCGTCTTCCAAACTACCCAGGAGTGGGAACAGAGCGACCTCGGCCTGCACCCGGTGCAGGTGGCCTTGCAGATCGCCATTCCGGAACTTGATGGTGCCATCGAGCCCATCGTTCTCTCCGGTCGTGACGACGCCACCGGCAAAGCTCACACCCTCCAAGACCGGGTTGATGCCATTGCTGAGCGTGCAATTCGCTGGTCATCACTGCGGATCAAGCCCCGAAACGAAAAGAAGCTGGCGATCACCGTGTTCAGCTTCCCTCCCGACAAGGGGAATGTCGGAACGGCGGCTTACCTCGACGTCTTCGGCTCGATCCATCGGGTGATGCAGGAGATGAAGGCAAAGGGCTACGACGTTCAGGACATGCCTTCCACTCCTCGAGAGCTGTTGGAGGCCGTCATCAATGACGCCGATGCCATGCAGGGCTCCCCGGAGCTGTCGATCGCCCATCGGATGAGCGTTGAGGAGTACGAGCGCCTAACTCCTTACTCCGAGCGGCTTGAAGAGAACTGGGGCAAGCCCCCCGGCAACCTCAACAGCGATGGCCAGAATCTTTTGGTTTTCGGTCGCCACTTCGGCAACCTCTTCGTTGGTGTTCAGCCCACCTTTGGCTACGAAGGTGACCCGATGCGCCTGCTCTACTCCCGTAGTGCAAGCCCTCACCATGGCTTCGCCGCCTACTACACCTACCTGCAGAAGATCTGGAAGGCTGATGCGGTGCTGCATTTCGGCACCCACGGCTCCCTCGAATTCATGCCCGGAAAGCAGATGGGCATGAGCGAAACCTGCTATCCCGATTCACTGATCGGTGCGCTGCCCAATCTTTATTACTACGCCGCCAACAACCCCTCCGAGGCCACCATTGCCAAGCGCAGGGGTTATGCCTCCACCATCAGTTACCTCACCCCTCCGGCCGAAAACGCCGGTCTCTACAAGGGCCTGAAGGAACTGGGTGAGCTGGTTGGTTCCTACCAGCAGCTCCGTGAGGGCGGCCGCGGCATTCAGATCGTCAACACGATTGTTGAGACGGCACGTCAGTGCAACCTCGATAAGGACGTCGATCTTCCTGAGGAAGATGCTTCGACCCTCGAATTGGAGGGACGCGATGCGCTGGTGGGTGCCGTTTATCGCCAGTTGATGGAGATTGAAAGCCGTCTCCTTCCTTGTGGCCTGCACACCATTGGCAAGCCTCCCACCGCGGAGGAAGCCGTTGCCACGTTGGTGAGCATCGCTGCTCTTGAGCGTGAGGAGGATGGCCTGCGCTCACTCCCCGGTCTGCTGGCTGAGGCGATGGGTCGCTCCATTGAAGACATCTACAAAGGCAACGACGAGGGCGTGCTCGCTGATGTCGAGCTCAACCGCACGATCACGGAGACATCCCGCGCTGCGATCGGTGCCATGGTTCGCACCCTCACCGGTCGTGATGGTCGTGTCAGCCTGCGCAACAGCTTCGGTTGGTTCTACGACCTGCTGGCGAAGTTTGGCTTCAAGCTTCCCTCACCCTGGTTGCGGGCCTGTTGCACGGCCGGTTTCGTTCAGATCGATTCCGCCGAGCTCGACAAGCTCTTTGCCTATCTGCGCTTCTGCCTCGAGCAGGTGTGTGCCGACATGGAGATGGAGAGTCTTCTGAAGGCTCTGGATGGCGAATACATCCTTCCGGGCCCTGGTGGTGACCCGATTCGGAATCCTGGTGTGCTTCCCAGCGGCAAGAACATCCACGCGCTGGATCCGCAGGCGATTCCCACCCGCGCCGCGGTGGCTGCAGCCAAGAGTGTTGTCGACAAGTTGATTGAGCGTCAGCGCGAGGAACAGGGCACTTGGCCCGAGACCATCGCCTGCGTGCTCTGGGGAACGGACAACATCAAGACCTACGGCGAATCTCTGGCTCAGATTCTTTGGTTCGTTGGCGTCAAGCCGATGCCTGATTCCGTGGGTCGGGTCAACAAGCTTGAGCTGATCCCCCTTGAAGAACTCGGTCGCCCCCGCGTTGATGTGGTGGTGAACTGCTCCGGTGTGTTCCGCGATCTGTTCATCAACCAGATGGCCCTGATTGATCAGGCCGTGAAAATGGCTGCAGAGGCCGACGAGCCCCTAGAGCAGAACTTCGTTCGCAAGCACGCCCTCGAGCAGGCCGAGAAAGAAGGCATGAGTCTGCGTGATGCGGCCTGCAGGGTGTTCTCCAATGCCAGCGGTAGCTACAGCTCCAATGTGAACCTTGCGGTGGAGAACAGCACCTGGGAGGAGGAAGGTGAGCTGCAGGAGATGTACCTCTCTCGCAAGACCTTCGCCTTCAATGCCGATAACCCTGGTGAGATGAACCAGAAGCGTGAGGTGTTCGAGAACGTGATGAAGACGGCGGATGTCACCTTCCAGAATCTTGATTCGGCTGAGATTTCCCTCACTGATGTGAGCCACTACTTCGACTCCGATCCCACCAAGCTGATCGCGGGCCTCCGTGATGACGGCAAAGCTCCCACCAGCTACATCGCCGACACCACCACGGCCAACGCGCAGGTGCGTTCGCTGAGTGAAACCATCCGCTTGGATTCACGCACCAAGTTGCTGAATCCCAAGTGGTACGAAGGCATGCTCGACTCCGGCTATGAGGGTGTGCGAGAGGTGGCCAAGCGTCTCAACTTCACTTTGGGTTGGAGTGCAACCAGTGGTGCCGTCGACAACTTCGTTTACGAGGAAGCCAACGAGACCTTCATCAACGATCCGGAGATGCGCAAGCGTCTGCTGGAACTGAACCCCAACAGCTTCCGTCAGATCGTGGGTACGCTTCTTGAGGTTCACGGTCGCGGCTACTGGGAGACCTCAGACGAGAATATCGAGCAGTTGCAGGAGCTGTATCAGGAAGTGGAAGATCGGATTGAGGGTGTTGTCACCGACTGA